The nucleotide window GCGGCAGCCGGCACAACTTCAAAGCCAGCCGGGCAATAGTCGTTTGATCGTGAATCGTTTGATCGTTGATCGTCTGATCGTGCACACTGCTTCGCGCTACAACCGCTAGGCGAGGCTCGCGCCGAGCTGTATTTGTTCTCGTAAAACTGAATGGCTTCTGAACTGAATTCATTAGTTGATTAAGCCTGCAATATTGTGGTATATTACACATCGGCGTACGTTAATAGTGTCGGGAGCAAAAAAATGTTGCCTGGATGTTACCGAATGCTATTGACAATGCCGGACTGAGTTAGATATAATTTACAAGTTCGGGTCGGGGCGATCTCGACCGAGCACGTTTGCCGACATATCAGGAGGCGATTAGCACACCTTTCTCGTTGCGGAAACAACTGAAGCTATCCAAGGTGGACTAACGCCCTTCGAGTGTGTCACGAGGGGTTTTTTATTGCCCCGAGTCAATGTTAACATTTAATTTAGGAGTGTCAGTTTGCCGACTATCAGCCAGCTTGTAAGGAAAGGCCGCGCCAATGTCAAGAAAAAGACTAAGGCGCCCGCACTTAAAGGAAACCCGCAGAAGCGCGGTGTATGCCTTATAGTGCGAACCGAAACGCCGAAAAAACCTAACTCTGCTCTGCGAAAGGTCGCAAGAGTCAGGCTTACCAATGGAATGGAAGTAACCACTTACATTCCAGGCATTGGTCACAACCTGCAGGAGCACTCCGTGGTTCTTATCCGCGGAGGCAGAGTCAAGGATTTGCCGGGTGTTCGCTATCACGTAATTCGCGGCACGCTTGACGCGGCGGGCACGGCCAACCGCAAGCAGGGCCGTTCAAAATATGGAACCAAGCGACCGAAGTAGGTCTGAGTCAAAAGGTCAAAATGTTCCGAGTCAAAAAGTTGAGACTCAGTCTCTTGTAGAGTAGCATAGCTTTTTGACTTTCAAACTTTCAAACTTTTTGACTTGTGTGGAGGATTTAACAGTATGCCCAGAAAAGGTCCCGTTAAGAAACGCGAGATTAATCCTGATCCGCTTTATGGAAGCAGGATGCTTACACGTCTGATGAATCGAGTATTAATGGACGGTAAGAAGTCCGCGGCGGAGAAGATCGTCTACGGTGCTCTCGAGATTATTGAGAACAAGACGAATCGCAAAGGTATCGAGGTCTTCGAGGAAGCAATGAAGAACGTGATGCCTGTGATAGAGGTAAAGCCGAGGCGCGTTGGTGGTTCGA belongs to Armatimonadota bacterium and includes:
- the rpsG gene encoding 30S ribosomal protein S7; translation: MPRKGPVKKREINPDPLYGSRMLTRLMNRVLMDGKKSAAEKIVYGALEIIENKTNRKGIEVFEEAMKNVMPVIEVKPRRVGGSTYQVPVEVRSDRKVALALRWIVTYSRKRSGHTMVERLAAELMDAANNTGASIKKKEDGHKMAEANKAFAHYRW
- the rpsL gene encoding 30S ribosomal protein S12; amino-acid sequence: MPTISQLVRKGRANVKKKTKAPALKGNPQKRGVCLIVRTETPKKPNSALRKVARVRLTNGMEVTTYIPGIGHNLQEHSVVLIRGGRVKDLPGVRYHVIRGTLDAAGTANRKQGRSKYGTKRPK